In Vibrio mangrovi, the DNA window CCAATTCTGGTCACCCCGGCGCCCCGATGGGGATGGCGGATATCGCTGAAGTGCTCTGGCGCTCTCATCTGAACCATAACCCGCAGAACCCGAACTGGGCTGACCGTGACCGTTTTATTCTGTCCAATGGCCATGGTTCGATGCTGATTTATTCATTGCTGCACCTGACCGGTTACGACCTGTCTATCGATGACCTGAAGAATTTCCGTCAGCTTCACTCGAAAACACCGGGCCATCCTGAGTACGGTTATGCGCCGGGCATCGAAACGACCACCGGTCCGCTGGGACAAGGCATTACCAATGCCGTGGGTATGGCGATTGCGGAAAAAGCACTGGCAGCCCAGTTTAACCGCGACGGTCACGATATCGTCAATCACCACACTTATGCTTTCCTCGGCGATGGCTGTCTGATGGAAGGGATTTCGCATGAAGCCTGTTCACTGGCCGGAACACTGGGTCTGGGTAAACTGATTGCTTTCTGGGATGACAATGGCATTTCGATTGATGGTCATGTTGAAGGCTGGTTTAGCGACGACACGCCAAAACGATTTGAAGCGTATGGCTGGCATGTTATTCCGGCGGTTGACGGTCATGATCCGGCAGCGATTGAAGCGGCGATTACTGCGGCGAAGGCAGAATCTTCCCGTCCGACCCTGATTTGTACCAAAACCGTGATTGGTTTCGGCTCGCCGAACAAATCCGGTTCGCATGATTGCCACGGTGCGCCACTGGGAGCCGATGAAGTACAGGCCACCCGTCAGCAGCTGGGTTGGGAATATGGTCCGTTTGAAATCCCGGCGGATATCTATGCCGAGTGGGATGCCAAAGCAGCCGGTGCAGCCAAAGAAGCCGCCTGGAATGAAAAATTTGCCGCGTATCAGTCGGCGTATCCGGAGCTTGCTGCTGAATTCACCCGTCGGGTGAACGGCGAACTACCGGCTGACTGGGAAGCACAGGCCAGTCAGATTATTGCGGACCTTCAGGCCAATCCGGCCACGATTGCTTCGCGCAAAGCCTCGCAGAATGCACTGGAAGCGTTCGGCAAGCTGTTGCCTGAATTTATGGGCGGCTCGGCTGATTTGGCACCATCGAACCTGACGATGTGGTCCGGCTCGAAGTCTCTGACAGCAGATGATGCTTCCGGCAACTATATCCATTACGGTGTGCGTGAATTCGGAATGACGGCCATCATTAACGGGATTGCGCTGCATGGCGGCTTTATTCCTTATGGTGCCACCTTCCTGATGTTTATGGAGTATGCCCGTAACGCGATGCGGATGGCGGCACTGATGAAAGTGCAGAACATTCAGGTTTACACGCACGATTCGATTGGTCTGGGTGAAGATGGTCCGACCCACCAGCCGGTTGAGCAGATTGCTTCGCTGCGTCTGACACCGAACATGAGCACCTGGCGTCCTTGTGACCAGGTTGAATCAGCGGTGGCCTGGAAACTGGCGATTGAGCGTAAAGATGCACCGACTGCACTGATTTTCTCCCGTCAGAATCTGGTTCAGCAGGAGCGTGATGCAGTTCAGCTGGCAAATATCGCGAAAGGTGGTTATATCCTGAAAGATTGTCAGGGCACACCGGAGCTGATTCTGATTGCGACCGGCTCTGAAGTGGAACTGGCTGTCCAGGCTGCGGCTGAGCTGACGGCAAAAGGCAAACTGGTTCGTGTGGTTTCTATGCCATCAACCGACGCATTTGACCGTCAGGATGCAGCTTACCGTGAAGCGGTTCTGCCTGCATCGGTGACAGCCCGGGTTGCAGTTGAAGCCGGAATTGCAGATTACTGGTACAAGTACGTTGGTCTGAACGGTCGTGTTATTGGTATGAACAGCTTTGGGGAATCAGCACCGGCCGGTGAACTGTTCAAGCTGTTTGGCTTCACTGTTGAAAATGTGGTGGAAGTTGCGCTGTCGCTAAACTAAATACTCGCTAATCTTATTGTTGAATGCCGGACCTGATGTCCGGCATTTTTTCTTTGAGTTATTTTTCTGAAACAGTGTCTATTGGCTATATGTTTGCATCTGTCACCGAAAGGTGATTTGAACATATAACGGATGTTATTTTTTTGTACAATCCGTTACTATCATGCCTCTAATGATATAAAGCGTATTGAGAAGGTGAGAGAGGAATGTTAAGAATCGCAATCAATGGTTTTGGCCGGATAGGCCGGAATGTTTTGCGGGCTGTTTATGAAAGTGGTAAGAGTCAGCAAATCGAAGTGGTTGCAGTGAATGAACTGGCTAAACCTGATGCGATGGCTCATCTGCTCCAGTTTGACTCCAGTCATGGCCGCTTTTTCAAAAAAATCAGTCATGATCAGGAACATTTATATCTCCACCACGAGGATGGCAGCTCTGATGCTGTCCGGATTCTTCATTTGCCTGAACTGAAACTGCTTCCATGGCGTGATCTGGATGTTGATATCGTTCTTGATTGTACCGGGGTATTCGGAAGTCGGGATGATGGTCTGGCCCATCTGGAAGCCGGAGCCCGGCAAGTGCTTTTTTCGCATCCCGGAAGCCATGATTTGGATAACACCATTATTTATGGGGTGAACCATGAGACATTAAAAACGGAGCACCGTATTGTTTCCAATGGTTCCTGCACAACGAACTGTATCGTTCCGATTATCAAAGTACTGGATGAAAACTTCGGGATTGATTCCGGTACAATTACCACGATTCATTCATCAATGAATGATCAGCCGGTTATCGATGCTTATCATAATGATTTGCGCAGAACACGGGCTGCCAGCCAGTCAATTATTCCGGTAGATACGAAGTTGCATAAAGGTATCGAACGGATTTTCCCTAAATTCTCAAATAAGTTTGAAGCCATTTCAGTCCGGGTACCGACTGTGAACGTTACCGCAATGGACTTAAGTGTCACAATTAACACAAATGTAAAAGTTAATGACGTAAATCAAACCATAATTGATGCTTCTCAGTGTACATTACGGGGCATTGTTGACTATACTGAAGCGCCGCTTGTTTCGATAGATTTTAACCATGACGCGCATAGTGCAATTGTCGATGGTTCTCAAACAAGGGTCAGTAACGGACAGCTGGTGAAAATGCTGGTCTGGTGCGACAACGAATGGGGTTTTGCAAACCGTATGTTGGATACGGCTTTGACGATGTACTCGCTGCAGTAGAATATAATCGGGGACGAGAAAGTATTTATTTTCCAGAGCGAAATAAATAAGATTATTTCTGCGGGTGAACTCTATCAAGATAAACGATAGTTCGGCAGGGTTGCGGAACTGTCAAAACATTTTCCAATATTGCAATTTGAGGGGACAACCATGTCTGTAATCAAGATGACCGACCTGGATTTAGCAGGTAAACGCGTATTCATTCGTGCTGATCTCAATGTGCCGGTAAAAGACGGCAAAGTAACATCAGACGCACGGATTCTGGCATCTTTGCCAACGATTAAACATTGCCTTGCTGCTGGAGCAAAGGTCATGGTGACATCTCACCTGGGCCGTCCGACTGAAGGTGAATATGCAGAAGAGTTTTCTCTACAGCCTGTTGTGAACTACTTGAGTGACGCCCTGGACTGTGAAGTGAAACTGGCGAAAGACTATCTGAATGGTCTGGAACTGAACGCCGGTGAATTGGTTGTTCTTGAAAACGTTCGCTTTAACAAAGGTGAAAAGAAAAACGAAGAAGCATTGTCTAAACAGTATGCTGCATTGTGTGACGTATTTGTAATGGATGCATTTGGTACGGCTCACCGTGCTCAGGCATCAACTCATGGTGTTGGTATGCATGCGCCTGTTGCGTGTGCCGGTCCTCTGTTGGCGAACGAACTGGATGCTTTGGGTAAAGCGATGGATAACCCTGCTCGCCCAATGGTTGCAATTGTTGGCGGTTCAAAAGTTTCTACAAAACTGACTGTACTTGAATCTCTGTCAAAAATAGCTGATCAGCTGGTTGTTGGTGGTGGTATCGCGAATACATTTATTGCTGCTGCCGGTCACAACGTCGGTAAGTCTCTTTATGAAGCAGACTTAGTTGATACTGCGAAAAAATTGATGGAAGAGTGTGCAATTCCTGTTGCGACTGACGTTGCCTGTGCAAAAGCATTTGACGAGAATGCAGAAGCTGAAATCAAAGATGTATCTGAAGTTCAGGATGACGATATGATCTTCGACCTTGGTCCGGATTCGACTGCAGCACTGGCAAAAATTCTGAAAGATGCAAAAACTATTCTTTGGAATGGTCCTGTCGGTGTTTTTGAATTCAAGAACTTTGAAGCTGGTACAAAAGGCATTTCTCAGGCGATCGCTGACTCAGAAGGTTTCTCTGTAGCTGGTGGTGGTGATACTCTGGCGGCAATCGATAAGTTCGGTATTAAAGCTGATGTATCATATATTTCAACAGGTGGTGGTGCATTCCTTGAGTTTGTTGAAGGGAAGAAACTGCCGGCAGTTGAAATGCTGGAAGCACGTGCGAAAGCATAATCATAACAAAGCGGGAGCATACAAACTCCCGCTTTCTGTTTGTCTGCTGTCTTCTATTGTGCAAGCCTGATGGTTATTTGCTAAAATAGTTGCCATTGTAGGCAGACGTTTACAGCATATGTTTGTAAGAAAGTTAACTTAATAAGTTTTATTTTAAACGACAGAAAATAGGATTAAATCCATGTCTAAGGTCTTCGATTTTGTAAAACCAGGGGTCATTTCTGGCGATGATGTTCAGAAAGTATTTGAAGTTGCTAAAGAAAATAACTTCGCACTACCAGCGGTTAACTGTGTTGGTACTGACTCTGTTAACGCGGTACTTGAAGCGGCTGCAAAAGTAAAGTCTCCGGTCATTGTTCAGTTTTCTAACGGTGGCGCAGGCTTCTTTGCCGGTAAAGGTCTGAAACTTGAAGGTCAGCAAACTCAGATTCTGGGTGCTGTTGCAGGTGCGAAATTTGTACATGCTGTTGCTGAATCTTATGGTGTTCCTGTCATTCTGCACACTGACCACGCAGCGAAAAAACTGTTGCCATGGATCGACGGTCTGCTTGATGCCGGTGAAAAATTCTTTGCTGAAACAGGTAAACCACTGTTCTCTTCTCACATGATTGACCTTTCAGAAGAAACTCTGGAAGAAAACATCGAGACTTGTGCGAAGTACTTAGAGCGCATGGCAAAAATGAACATGACTCTTGAGATCGAACTGGGTTGTACCGGTGGTGAAGAAGATGGCGTCGATAACTCAGATATGGACTCTTCTGAGCTGTATACTTCTCCTGAAGACGTTGCTTACGCATACGAGAAACTGAATGCTGTTAGCCATCGTTTCACGATTGCGGCTTCTTTCGGTAACGTTCACGGTGTTTACAAGCCTGGTAACGTGGTACTGACTCCAACAATCCTGCGTGATTCTCAGGCTTATGTTTCTGAGAAATTCGGTCTTCCTGAAAACTCTCTGAACTTCGTATTCCACGGTGGATCAGGTTCTAGTGAAGCAGAAATTCAGGAATCTATCAGCTACGGTGTCATTAAAATGAACATCGATACTGATACTCAGTGGGCAACATGGGATGGTATCCGTCAGTATGAAGCAGAAAATCATGATTATCTGCAAGGTCAAATCGGTAACCCAACGGGTGAAGATGCACCGAATAAAAAATACTACGACCCACGTGTATGGCTGCGTGCAGGACAGGCATCCATGGTAAAACGTCTTGAAAAAGCATTTGCAGATTTGAATGCAATTGACGTGCTATAATTTGATTTAATATCAATTTATTGTCAGAAAACCCGTTCATATGAGCGGGTTTTTTTATACCTGATATAATCAATGTGGAGTTAATATGACTTATTTCATTGTTTTGATGATCAGGACTGGGGATTCCACAAACCACTAAAAACATCCGTGTGAATAAGGGCATGAGTGCTCTTGTTTATGCTAGTAGAAAAAATATAAGTTTTATTGTTATGAAGAGGGAAAGTAAATGGCTGGAGAATCGGTAACAAGTATAGGTGTACCTTTATCTGATGGCTTATCTCAGGTGAATAGCTGGCTGACAGATAATTCGGACATCTTATTACAATATGGTGTGAATATTATTGCTGCAATTCTGATCTTGTTCTTTGGTAATATTCTGGTCAAAGTGGTTGCGGGCAGTATTTCCAAAGTGTTGCATAGAAAGGAAATGGATCCGGCCGTTGTTGAATTTATCCACGGTTTGGTGCGTTATCTGCTGTTTGTGATTGTCCTTATTGCCGCGTTGGGACGTATTGGTGTACAAACGGCATCTGTTGTTGCTGTGATTGGTGCTGCGGGTTTAGCTGTTGGCCTGGCTTTGCAAGGGTCGCTGTCAAATTTTGCTGCCGGAATTCTGATTGTTGCATTCCGTCCGTTTAAATCGGGTGATTACGTTGAAGTCGCTGGCGTTGCCGGTTCTGTGGAAAGTATTCAGATTTTCCAGACCGTTTTGAAAACACCGGATAATAAAATGGTGGTTGTACCGAATTCTGCGATTATCGGTGGGGCGATCACCAACTATTCACGCCATGCGACCCGGAGAATTGATTTAGTTATCGGTGTGTCCTATTCCGCAGATTTGCAAAAAACCAAACAAATTCTGCGTGAGACAGTTGAGCGTGATGAACGTGTACTGAAAGATCCGGATATTACCATCGGTGTTCATGCTCTGGCTGATTCTTCAGTAAATTTTGTGGTTCGCCCTTGGGTGAAAACAGCAGATTATTGGGCCGTTTATTTCGACTTACTGATGAATATTAAGGAAGCGCTTGACGCAAATGATATTGAAATCCCATTCCCACAAATGAGTGTGCATCTGAACAAGGCGGATTAACCCGTACTTATTTCCCGGAGACAAGCGGTGTTGTGATACACCGCTTTTTTATTTGTCTTACTGAGTTTAAATCCACACTCGTATCAGTTGAATTGCAGCAATAAACATGACTAAAGCTACACCGATATCAATACATCGCCTGACTCCGGGACGAGATAAAAGATGACTGAAGCGGGCGGCACCGACAGACAGACTGAAAAACCAGATAAAAGAAGCTGCGATACTTCCAAGTGCAAAACTTAGCCGTTCTGTTCCCTGAAACTGTCCACCAATTGAGCCAAGAACAACAATGGTGTCTAGGTAAACATGTGGATTGAGTGCTGAAACAGCCATCGCACCAAGTAATACTGTTTTTCTGTTATAGGATGTGTCGGGTAGATGACTATCATCGTTTTGCGAGGACAATGCACTCTTCAAACTGCTGCATCCATAGATAGTCAGAAAGCAGATACCACCCAGAGTAATGATGGACAAAAGCTGGGGATGACCTGAGAAAAAAATGCCACCGCCGAACACACCAACAGAAATAAAGATCATGTCGAGTATCGTGCAAATGCTTGCTGTCAGATAATGGTGTTGCCGCTGAATTCCCTGATTCAGTACATAAGCATTTTGAGCACCGATAGGAATGATAATGCTGGCGCCGAGGCTGAATCCTTGTAATACGATCCAGAAATTCATGTCTTACTCCGATCTGTGATGATGATGGGAAGACAAGATAAGGAGAATATTGAAATAAGTATAATTAATGATTTTAATAGATTATTAGTATAACTAATCAAAAAGGTTTGTATGAGAGGATTGGATTATCGGTGGATTGAAGCATTAGATCGGGTCATTCTTCAGGGAAGTTTTGAACGGGCTGCGGATGATCTGTGTATTTCTCAATCGGCTGTATCACAACGGATCAAACAACTGGAACGCTTTCTGGCCCAGCCAGTTTTAGTCCGGGAACAGCCCTTGAGGCTAACCGTGACTGGAACAAAACTCATTGGTTTGTATCGCAAAGTGTGTTTACTGGAACAAGAACTGATCCCGGATTTTATTGATGAAATCCGGCCGGTATCTGTTTCCATTGCTTCCAATGCAGATAGCCTGGCGACTTGGTTATTACCGGCACTCATTCCCGTGATGCAGGCCGGACAGGTAGAACTTAATATTCAGGTTACACTGGAATCCCGGACAATTGATAAGCTGAAAAGTGGTGAAGTGGCCGGGGCGATAAGCCTGGAATCGGAACCACTGAATGGATGTATTGCTGAATATTTAGGACGGGTTGATTACTTATGTGTTGCGACTCCGGCTTTTCACCAACAATATTTCTCATCAGGGGTTTGTGCCGGGACATTAAAAAAAGCACCGGCGATCTGTTTTGATCAACACGATCAGATGCATCAGGAATTCTTAAAGAGACATTTTGGAATCTCAACACATGCCATTATTCATCATACGATTGCGAGCTCTGAAGCTTTCGTGAAGTTGGCTTTGTCCGGGACTGCTTACTGCCTTATTTCTGAGATTCAGATTCAGGATGAGCTGGCCCGTGGTACTTTAATCAATATAACCCCGGATTATGTGTTTACGAATGAAATGTACTGGCATCACTGGCAGTTAGAAACGGGTGTAATGCGGCAGATTTCTCATGCGGTTTTAAATTATGCCCGGCTACATCTGCCTCAGTCTGTTTGAGCTTGCAGTTAGTGTTCTGTAATTTTTGTCACAACCCGATCTAATTACATGGAAACTATCCTATGATTGTATATCCAAATGACTTCGAATGAGGTGAAGATAATGCGGTTTATGATCCTGAGTTTAATGATGTTTTGCTTGCACACTTATGCAGCGGAAGTGAACTTTCCGCATATCTCGGTGACTGGGTTCGGAGAAGTTACAGTGGTGCCGGATAGTGCGGTTTTTTCCGTTCAGGTTGAACAGTCGACTCTGAACGCCGAGCAGGCGAAAGAAAGTGTTGATACAGTTGTTCGCAAATTTTCTGAACGGCTACAGGAACTGGGGGCTGAAGATGAACAAATTTCTAGCTCTAATCTATCGCTTGCTCCTCAATATCACTACCCGGATGAAGGAAAGCCTGAATTAGTTGGCTATCGGGCTAGTCGGAGCGTCACTGTTTCAGTTAAACATCTGGAGAAGCTGAATGAGTTTCTTGATGTTGCTCTGGAGTCTGGAATTAACCGCATTGACCGGATTACGCTTCAGGTGAAGGATCATCGGAAATATCAGGCACAGGCAAGAGATAAAGCGATTCAGGATGCTTCAATGAAGGCGCTTTCCATCGCGAAAGGTTTTAAGCGTTCATTAGGTCCGGTATGGCGTGTGGATTACCACTCACAGCAGTCGAAGCCGATGATGATGCGCTCTGTTTCGATGAATCAGAAAGAGAGCTTTCAGGATTATCAGGATAAAACCATCGTGATCAGTGATAGTGTCGATGTGTTGTACAGGCTGAATTAATCTGACTGGGATATTCTGTGTATATTCGACGAAAGTTCAAATTTGATTAAATCTTGAGCAATCTCTCAAAATAAGTATACTACACACCTGAGATTAACTGCGTCCCAGCGTTGACCGGAACAACAATTTTACCAATCCAAAGAGAAGTAAAAGAAAAACTATAAGGAGATCAGAATACTGGGCAAATGAGGCAAAGTGGTATGGTGAATCATTTTCTGGTGAGATTAACAATTGGCTCTTTAGTAATACTCGGTATCAAGTTGAGTGCACTTTATTTTTTACCGATGGTATTACTGCTAAATACACATAACAAAGAGTTTTTTGGTTGGTAGGTTTGACTTTAGTCGAAAAAAAACGGGGCGATTCAGCCCCGTTTTTGTATTCTGCCGATGGCAAATTGTCCGTAGATTAAAGGACGTGTACTGATGCTGTGTTTGTTGTTCCTGATGCAACTAAGGCACCGGAAACCATCACAACGATATCTCCTTTACGGCCCAGTTCTGTTTCAAGAGCCAGTTTTTTACCTGAGATGTAGAAATCATCAGTACTGTCGATTGAATCAACAACAATCGGAGTTACACCTTTAGTCAACACCAGTTGAGCAGCTGTTTTCTTATTTGTTGTCAACGCAATGATATGAGCTGTCGGGAAATATTTTCTGACAGAGCGGGCTGACTTACCACCTTCAGTTGCAACAATAATCAGAGGTGCTGCAAGTTTCTCTGCTGTGTCTACCGCACCTTTACATACGGCTTCGGTAATTCTCAGACGAGGACTGTCAAGACGAGAACCAAGCTCAGCTTTCAGTGCGCCATCGGTACGACCGGCGATCTGAGCCATGATAGTCACTGCTTCTACCGGATATTTACCTTTTGCAGTTTCACCGGAAAGCATGACGGCATCTGTGCCATCCATAATTGCGTTAGCAACGTCACCTGCTTCTGCGCGGGTTGGACGAGGATTTTTAATCATGGAATCCAGCATCTGAGTTGCAGTGATAACAACTTTTCTTGCCCGGTTACATTTTTCGATCATCATCTTCTGAGCGAAGATAACTTCTTCTGCCGGGATTTCTACACCCAGGTCACCACGGGCAACCATGATACCGTCAGACAGTTCGAGGATTTCATCGAAATTATCAACCCCTTCCTGGTTTTCAATTTTCGAGATAATCTGGATGCTTTCGCCACCGTTTGCATTGAGCAATTCACGGATTTCACGAACATCGTCTGCTTTACGGATAAATGAAGCAGCAACAAAATCAACGCCTTGTTCGCAACCAAATTTCAGATCAGACTTATCTTTTTCTGAAAGCGCTGGCAGTTTGACTGAAACACCTGGTAGGTTTACACCTTTGTTTTCACCCAGAGCACCATTGTTTAGTACCTGACAAGTTACTTCAGTTGCTGTTTTTTCAACGACTTTCATTTCGATCAGGCCGTCATCAACCAGAATTGTATTACCAATTTCCAAATCCTGAGCAAAACCGGAATAAGTGACAGCAACACGGTCTTTATTGCCAATTACAGAAGTGTCAGTTGTAAAAGTAAAAGTTTGTCCTGCAACCAGATCAACGTCTTCACCGTTTTCCAGTTTAATGGTGCGGATTTCCGGTCCTTTGGTATCCAGAAGAATCGCTAATGTTCTGTCGAGGTTTTTCATCACCTGACGGAAGTTTGCAATACGAGTTCCATGCTCTTCGTAATCACCATGAGAGAAGTTGAGACGCATGACGTTCATGCCAGCGTTTACAAGTTCTGTTAGCTTCTCTACGGATTCAGTTTTAGGGCCAATCGTACAAACGATTTTGGTCTTCTTCATGGAAAATACTCTCCGATAATAGTATCAATTTGAAAGATAATGAGTGCCGTAAAGTGTTGTCAGCGGCCCTTGTCTTTTCTCTTGAAGCGCCGGATTTTTTGTCTCTGTCAAATACACTTTAAAGCTGAAACTCTTTCAACAGAACAGTCATTTTATAACTACACATGACGATCTGTTTTGGATAAAAACCGCGCAACATGCCGGTATTTTAGGAGCTGCGAGGTGGTGTTTTAGTAAGTAAACATTCAATTCTGTAATTTTCTTACTTTTACCGGGTGGGATTCTAACACCGAATGAACGGAATATCACGGCCTAAGAATTGTCTTAGGACAATGTTTTAGCATGAAAGATTAATTTTTATTATCGAAATAAATAGACAGGGATGTTTCGAATTGATTATCATGTGTTTCATAACGAAACTTAATTGTTTTTATATTTATGTTGAAACGAAATACACAAGTCAGACGTCACGAAATTGTTCAACTCGTCAATCAGATGGGCGAGGTGAGTGTTGAGCTGCTTTCTGAACGATTTCATACTTCAGAGGTCACGATTAGAAAGGATCTGTCCTCTTTAGAAAAAAACGGGTTGTTGCTCAGACGTTATGGCGGTGCGATCTCTCTTCCGAAAGAAGTTGTTGCAGATGAGTTCGATAAAAATGTTTCGATTCAAAAGGTATCTCTCGCCCGGGAGGCAGCAAAACTGATTCGTGATCATAACCGTATTGTGATTGATAGCGGAGGTACAACCACTGCGTTGATCCAACAGTTAAATGAAAAACGCGGACTGGTTGTGATGACCAACACTCTTCAGATTGCCAATGCACTTCATGAACTGGAAAACGAACCCACATTATTGATGACCGGTGGAACCTGGGATCCTCACTCAGAGTCATTTCAGGGGCAGGTTGCCGAGTCGGTATTACGCTCCTATGATTTTGATCAGTTGTTCATCGGATGTGATGGGATTGACTTGGCTCGGGGAACGACGACATTCAATGAGTTAACCGGTCTGAGCCGGGTGATGGCTGAAGTTTCCCGCGAGGTTATCGTGATGGCTGAATCAGACAAGATTGGCCGGAAGATTCCTAATCTGGAGCTGGATTGGAGCATGATTGATATCTTGGTGACTGATAGCCATATTTCAGATGAGCAGGTTGAGGTGATCGAGTCACATCAGGTCAGAGTCATTCGAAGCAAAGAGAATTAAATCTGTCCGGAGAGGGGGGATTTTAACGGAATACCTCTCTATCAGGTCAGTACATTGTAAGATTTTAGCGGAGTAATAAATTATGTGTGGAATCGTCGGTGCTGTGGCACAGCGTGATATTGCGGAAATCCTGGTTGAAGGACTACGTCGTCTGGAATACCGTGGTTATGATTCAGCAGGCGTAGCCATTGTTGATGCGCAGAATCATTTAACCCGGATTCGCCGTCTCGGTAAGGTTCAGGAACTGGCTGATGCTGTGGACGATGCCAATGTTATCGGTGGCACCGGGATTGCACATACGCGCTGGGCGACTCATGGCGAACCTTCGGAAAGAAATGCCCACCCACATGTCTCAGGTGATATTGCTGTTGTTCACAACGGGATCATCGAAAACCATGAAACATTGCGGGAATTACTCCAGAGCCGGGGGTATGTATTCGAATCTCAGACCGATACCGAAGTCATTGCTCATTTGGTTGAGTGGGAACTACGTCAGAGCGCATCTCTGGTTGAAGCTGTTCAGAAAACAGC includes these proteins:
- the tkt gene encoding transketolase; translated protein: MSSQKRLANAIRALSMDGVQQANSGHPGAPMGMADIAEVLWRSHLNHNPQNPNWADRDRFILSNGHGSMLIYSLLHLTGYDLSIDDLKNFRQLHSKTPGHPEYGYAPGIETTTGPLGQGITNAVGMAIAEKALAAQFNRDGHDIVNHHTYAFLGDGCLMEGISHEACSLAGTLGLGKLIAFWDDNGISIDGHVEGWFSDDTPKRFEAYGWHVIPAVDGHDPAAIEAAITAAKAESSRPTLICTKTVIGFGSPNKSGSHDCHGAPLGADEVQATRQQLGWEYGPFEIPADIYAEWDAKAAGAAKEAAWNEKFAAYQSAYPELAAEFTRRVNGELPADWEAQASQIIADLQANPATIASRKASQNALEAFGKLLPEFMGGSADLAPSNLTMWSGSKSLTADDASGNYIHYGVREFGMTAIINGIALHGGFIPYGATFLMFMEYARNAMRMAALMKVQNIQVYTHDSIGLGEDGPTHQPVEQIASLRLTPNMSTWRPCDQVESAVAWKLAIERKDAPTALIFSRQNLVQQERDAVQLANIAKGGYILKDCQGTPELILIATGSEVELAVQAAAELTAKGKLVRVVSMPSTDAFDRQDAAYREAVLPASVTARVAVEAGIADYWYKYVGLNGRVIGMNSFGESAPAGELFKLFGFTVENVVEVALSLN
- a CDS encoding phosphoglycerate kinase; translation: MSVIKMTDLDLAGKRVFIRADLNVPVKDGKVTSDARILASLPTIKHCLAAGAKVMVTSHLGRPTEGEYAEEFSLQPVVNYLSDALDCEVKLAKDYLNGLELNAGELVVLENVRFNKGEKKNEEALSKQYAALCDVFVMDAFGTAHRAQASTHGVGMHAPVACAGPLLANELDALGKAMDNPARPMVAIVGGSKVSTKLTVLESLSKIADQLVVGGGIANTFIAAAGHNVGKSLYEADLVDTAKKLMEECAIPVATDVACAKAFDENAEAEIKDVSEVQDDDMIFDLGPDSTAALAKILKDAKTILWNGPVGVFEFKNFEAGTKGISQAIADSEGFSVAGGGDTLAAIDKFGIKADVSYISTGGGAFLEFVEGKKLPAVEMLEARAKA
- a CDS encoding LysE/ArgO family amino acid transporter, translated to MNFWIVLQGFSLGASIIIPIGAQNAYVLNQGIQRQHHYLTASICTILDMIFISVGVFGGGIFFSGHPQLLSIITLGGICFLTIYGCSSLKSALSSQNDDSHLPDTSYNRKTVLLGAMAVSALNPHVYLDTIVVLGSIGGQFQGTERLSFALGSIAASFIWFFSLSVGAARFSHLLSRPGVRRCIDIGVALVMFIAAIQLIRVWI
- the epd gene encoding erythrose-4-phosphate dehydrogenase yields the protein MLRIAINGFGRIGRNVLRAVYESGKSQQIEVVAVNELAKPDAMAHLLQFDSSHGRFFKKISHDQEHLYLHHEDGSSDAVRILHLPELKLLPWRDLDVDIVLDCTGVFGSRDDGLAHLEAGARQVLFSHPGSHDLDNTIIYGVNHETLKTEHRIVSNGSCTTNCIVPIIKVLDENFGIDSGTITTIHSSMNDQPVIDAYHNDLRRTRAASQSIIPVDTKLHKGIERIFPKFSNKFEAISVRVPTVNVTAMDLSVTINTNVKVNDVNQTIIDASQCTLRGIVDYTEAPLVSIDFNHDAHSAIVDGSQTRVSNGQLVKMLVWCDNEWGFANRMLDTALTMYSLQ
- a CDS encoding oxidative stress defense protein — its product is MRFMILSLMMFCLHTYAAEVNFPHISVTGFGEVTVVPDSAVFSVQVEQSTLNAEQAKESVDTVVRKFSERLQELGAEDEQISSSNLSLAPQYHYPDEGKPELVGYRASRSVTVSVKHLEKLNEFLDVALESGINRIDRITLQVKDHRKYQAQARDKAIQDASMKALSIAKGFKRSLGPVWRVDYHSQQSKPMMMRSVSMNQKESFQDYQDKTIVISDSVDVLYRLN
- a CDS encoding LysR family transcriptional regulator ArgP; this encodes MRGLDYRWIEALDRVILQGSFERAADDLCISQSAVSQRIKQLERFLAQPVLVREQPLRLTVTGTKLIGLYRKVCLLEQELIPDFIDEIRPVSVSIASNADSLATWLLPALIPVMQAGQVELNIQVTLESRTIDKLKSGEVAGAISLESEPLNGCIAEYLGRVDYLCVATPAFHQQYFSSGVCAGTLKKAPAICFDQHDQMHQEFLKRHFGISTHAIIHHTIASSEAFVKLALSGTAYCLISEIQIQDELARGTLINITPDYVFTNEMYWHHWQLETGVMRQISHAVLNYARLHLPQSV
- the fbaA gene encoding class II fructose-bisphosphate aldolase, encoding MSKVFDFVKPGVISGDDVQKVFEVAKENNFALPAVNCVGTDSVNAVLEAAAKVKSPVIVQFSNGGAGFFAGKGLKLEGQQTQILGAVAGAKFVHAVAESYGVPVILHTDHAAKKLLPWIDGLLDAGEKFFAETGKPLFSSHMIDLSEETLEENIETCAKYLERMAKMNMTLEIELGCTGGEEDGVDNSDMDSSELYTSPEDVAYAYEKLNAVSHRFTIAASFGNVHGVYKPGNVVLTPTILRDSQAYVSEKFGLPENSLNFVFHGGSGSSEAEIQESISYGVIKMNIDTDTQWATWDGIRQYEAENHDYLQGQIGNPTGEDAPNKKYYDPRVWLRAGQASMVKRLEKAFADLNAIDVL
- the mscS gene encoding small-conductance mechanosensitive channel MscS, translated to MAGESVTSIGVPLSDGLSQVNSWLTDNSDILLQYGVNIIAAILILFFGNILVKVVAGSISKVLHRKEMDPAVVEFIHGLVRYLLFVIVLIAALGRIGVQTASVVAVIGAAGLAVGLALQGSLSNFAAGILIVAFRPFKSGDYVEVAGVAGSVESIQIFQTVLKTPDNKMVVVPNSAIIGGAITNYSRHATRRIDLVIGVSYSADLQKTKQILRETVERDERVLKDPDITIGVHALADSSVNFVVRPWVKTADYWAVYFDLLMNIKEALDANDIEIPFPQMSVHLNKAD